The Mesomycoplasma ovipneumoniae genome window below encodes:
- a CDS encoding MIP family Ig-specific serine endopeptidase, whose amino-acid sequence MKKNNKEIRKLKTFLITSGSIVAPLSAMAFLVACHEEEQPKVTKPNKPKKEIEQKPNTSSDSTKETITTPSQNNRQNGQQDFIPPFNPGFIQRGIENAKRLREQQKQELASNLAKLTDAQAYEKLKNRTFAIAFNSVDKTDENNPDDVVKYEPTGTGWLLDAAYNENKSEVMLYIATNAHVFARSFNTLVSKYKDIFPEYFTEPNKGEKVDSFVIGVPKKEANIQAIDNNSRPDANNTPVYFINKQLGEREREIGIDGIFDNPKTVFVALNIFDNQTNEQLKQTSTTSPGSQKINNGIGKDFAVFGLKVNLAKLDELISKNDANKENLQLFKEHIEKAIKDIEQDITKFQTQQYPNHDKKPVPYISYDYTSIYQKGIAESEKLGISESAILSPNTTKLYLLGYPSLDGQQFLMRNYPKNLTNKPFAISNDSFSNGLALNDILSPNRSYSSFGFITFIENSGLYYGASGSLVINDYGLPVGIYSAVQTRGGNLDISGKAGYTPFVQIADFDSYGLAHNLIDGTNKKLFPKQEKSYRQNLKKLSENEGEFKDFRKTLLFPDGP is encoded by the coding sequence ATGAAAAAAAATAATAAAGAAATAAGAAAATTGAAAACATTTTTAATCACTTCCGGTTCAATTGTTGCACCTTTAAGTGCAATGGCCTTTCTAGTTGCTTGCCATGAAGAAGAACAACCAAAAGTAACAAAACCAAACAAACCAAAAAAAGAGATAGAACAAAAACCAAACACTTCATCAGATAGTACAAAAGAAACAATAACTACTCCATCACAAAATAACCGCCAAAATGGCCAACAGGATTTTATCCCTCCTTTCAATCCGGGTTTTATACAAAGAGGAATAGAAAATGCTAAACGCTTAAGAGAACAACAAAAACAAGAATTAGCATCTAATTTAGCAAAACTAACAGATGCGCAAGCATATGAAAAGCTAAAAAACAGAACTTTTGCAATCGCTTTCAATAGCGTTGACAAAACAGATGAGAACAATCCTGATGATGTTGTCAAATATGAGCCGACAGGAACAGGTTGATTATTAGATGCTGCTTACAATGAAAACAAGTCGGAAGTAATGTTGTATATTGCTACAAATGCTCATGTTTTTGCCAGATCTTTTAACACTTTAGTTTCAAAATATAAAGACATTTTCCCCGAATATTTTACTGAGCCAAACAAAGGCGAAAAAGTAGATAGCTTTGTTATTGGTGTACCAAAAAAAGAAGCCAACATCCAAGCAATTGATAATAACTCAAGACCAGATGCAAACAATACTCCCGTTTACTTTATTAATAAGCAATTAGGAGAGAGAGAGAGAGAGATTGGTATCGATGGAATTTTTGATAATCCCAAAACTGTCTTTGTGGCTTTAAATATTTTTGATAATCAAACAAATGAGCAACTAAAACAAACATCGACCACATCTCCTGGTAGTCAAAAAATAAACAATGGAATTGGTAAAGATTTTGCTGTTTTTGGACTAAAAGTTAATTTAGCAAAATTAGATGAACTCATTTCAAAAAATGATGCAAACAAGGAAAATCTTCAATTATTCAAAGAGCATATCGAAAAGGCAATTAAAGACATCGAGCAAGATATTACTAAGTTTCAGACACAACAATATCCAAATCATGACAAAAAACCAGTACCTTATATAAGTTATGATTATACCTCAATTTATCAAAAAGGTATCGCTGAGTCAGAAAAATTAGGAATTAGCGAATCTGCCATTTTATCTCCTAATACCACAAAACTTTATTTATTAGGTTATCCAAGCCTTGATGGACAACAATTTTTGATGAGAAATTATCCAAAAAACTTAACTAACAAGCCTTTTGCAATTTCCAACGATAGTTTTAGTAATGGTTTAGCACTAAATGACATCCTCAGTCCTAACAGAAGTTATTCTTCTTTTGGCTTTATAACCTTTATTGAAAATAGCGGACTGTATTATGGAGCCTCTGGGTCGCTCGTCATTAACGATTATGGCTTACCTGTTGGTATTTATTCTGCTGTTCAAACCAGAGGAGGTAATTTAGACATCAGTGGCAAAGCTGGTTATACTCCTTTTGTCCAAATTGCTGATTTTGACTCTTATGGACTAGCACACAACTTAATTGATGGAACAAATAAAAAACTGTTTCCCAAACAAGAAAAATCATATCGGCAAAACTTAAAAAAATTATCTGAAAATGAAGGCGAATTTAAGGATTTTCGCAAAACCTTACTATTTCCAGATGGTCCTTAA
- a CDS encoding IS1634 family transposase, with product MKKQNLFLFNVWGSSKDKPYKYVGWTQGYGKGPKRWFSLGNVQNLEKINPNAIQIIKEKLKLFSNLDDKDKVKTILLDSIKNSTIIEGSVFVGGELIEKLIEKHNIFESLPKSRHKNMKEIFNYLISKRITDPGSIINAFDKKDDYSNQINTSKNSFYRLLDLVFESQNQLLDSVNKMVISELGERGDEFYFDSSTIYFETFERKIPGYSENAKFKEDQIVIGLACDKNGIPFHIKVFKGNTTDSSTLIPFVLDIESKYNIKNMTIIADRGMSTAANIQFLESRNYNFIISYRVKVGSQKFKNYLLDPSDYVNVNADFKYKKEEFYSTYKNKRYTENIRRIIITYSTKRAIKDRKAREEQIQSFIKKQNKDGFIEVNKLFGKKPKYFKEISNMKFELDQSKIDKDKQFDGYYVYETNILNLNVLDIVEKYQKQQNIEANFRSLKALLNIRPMFLRIDEHILAHTLLCFISLVILKTIIFKINKHISDNKLFENNQLTEVGLVTMLQKLRQRVEFNTLDQQITFKSRDGVPSDPNIWDRYDFYFDILINH from the coding sequence ATGAAAAAACAAAATTTGTTTTTATTTAATGTTTGAGGATCTTCAAAAGATAAACCATATAAATATGTTGGCTGAACACAAGGTTATGGCAAAGGTCCAAAACGTTGATTTAGTTTAGGAAATGTGCAGAATTTGGAAAAAATTAATCCAAATGCTATTCAAATTATCAAAGAAAAGTTGAAATTATTTTCAAATTTAGATGACAAGGATAAAGTCAAGACTATTTTACTTGATTCTATTAAAAATTCCACCATAATCGAAGGTTCGGTTTTTGTTGGTGGGGAATTAATTGAAAAACTTATTGAAAAACACAATATTTTTGAATCACTTCCTAAAAGTAGACATAAAAATATGAAAGAAATTTTTAACTACTTAATTTCAAAGCGAATTACTGATCCTGGAAGTATTATTAATGCTTTTGATAAAAAGGATGACTACTCAAATCAAATAAATACTTCCAAAAATAGCTTTTATAGACTATTAGATCTTGTCTTTGAGTCACAAAATCAACTTTTAGATAGTGTCAACAAAATGGTTATAAGTGAACTTGGAGAAAGGGGTGATGAATTTTATTTTGATTCATCAACAATCTATTTTGAGACATTTGAAAGAAAAATTCCTGGTTATTCCGAAAATGCTAAATTCAAAGAAGATCAAATTGTCATTGGTTTAGCGTGTGATAAAAATGGTATTCCTTTTCATATTAAAGTTTTTAAAGGAAATACCACCGATTCTAGCACACTAATTCCTTTTGTATTAGATATTGAATCCAAATATAATATCAAAAATATGACAATAATTGCTGATCGCGGCATGTCAACTGCCGCAAATATTCAATTTCTTGAATCAAGAAACTATAATTTCATTATTTCTTATCGTGTAAAGGTTGGTAGTCAAAAATTCAAAAATTATTTACTAGATCCTAGCGATTATGTTAATGTAAATGCTGATTTTAAGTATAAAAAAGAAGAATTTTATTCAACTTATAAAAATAAAAGATACACCGAAAATATTAGAAGAATAATTATTACTTACAGTACAAAAAGAGCAATAAAAGACAGAAAAGCTCGCGAAGAGCAAATCCAAAGTTTTATTAAAAAACAAAATAAAGATGGTTTTATTGAAGTAAACAAATTGTTTGGTAAAAAACCTAAATATTTTAAGGAAATTTCAAACATGAAATTTGAATTAGATCAAAGTAAAATTGACAAAGACAAACAATTTGATGGTTACTATGTTTATGAAACAAATATACTAAATTTGAATGTCTTAGATATAGTTGAAAAATACCAAAAACAGCAAAATATTGAAGCCAATTTTAGAAGTCTAAAAGCTTTATTGAATATTCGCCCTATGTTTTTAAGAATTGACGAGCATATTTTAGCTCATACACTTTTGTGTTTTATCTCACTAGTTATTTTAAAAACTATAATATTTAAAATCAACAAACATATTAGTGATAACAAGTTATTTGAAAACAATCAATTAACTGAAGTTGGTTTAGTAACGATGTTGCAAAAATTAAGGCAAAGGGTTGAATTTAACACTTTAGATCAACAAATAACATTTAAAAGTCGAGATGGTGTGCCTAGTGATCCGAATATTTGAGATAGGTATGATTTCTACTTTGATATCCTAATAAATCACTAA
- a CDS encoding P110/LppT family adhesin N-terminal domain has product MKKFFNFKHFTSKTSNIVIGISSLTLVSGLAISIPLGIYSYNSSYYQKLNEEIQTLSLDQEQNPFQNGLAGLFDNLTVKDNFKNLTAFTALNLAKSKIYNFDLLSLIDLDKLYQNEFQITYDLINAQVSGNSIKNIVLFLKSKNDNQIFSKAVDIKNFAEENKVADDFSKFEIDEKKSSINIDSKNLISFAEFKTKIQASFSAAQETESPKFIAFEKALLALKGSYNFINNLGNPSFIRNGLTLEPTIVDNNLSFFSENGKNYLNFDLIDGDKKTPIQLEIKGIATNQEIETEIKSWLNDELIPEIKLKPQVQQDLVSKNLSLGSYLYSTQDDKENSSLPKNFSELFNYTSNEFNVNTNKLKNYIVNIDVILKDLSEISEQDRLNLIKDGKVRLNLSGSLTKRDHQKFIKVLDFKLDTDIKPDLNEFSRIFARNLPQTQLQDFSLPKASNTPALSSDRLVQIFNEIKELSSKQIDTKNPDEKLVSQLYLLDFGKNPTKDSLEKYKKELIEIAESSKSQAIQAQTFSDSEGNKNENQSLTLGKSIWKALNLQHNFISLDVKPEINFEKQSDNFVIEFSLISTKNNKKLASSKIQINNVLSSQQSAFDVASKFYPTFFLDGKASFSKTSPTESLKIQDLSDNDINFQNSNSIENKLTHNGFEIKKAFKFIDNSLKTENTSSSTETPKTNPAPFSRVNSGVVYFAFRPKNINDYKKHYLLSDSNGSGLFIQKVARSKYVEKSKPVKAKIENKNVEIIPNSSVDFSQTDAKIDEYVIGFDFKQVENFQSSNTYLRKDQDSLHLEIDTFLTSLKEKQAVVLGPNSWNIKNRFFSADINENPTGFPPNSEYRPSIEIANRIDESRFFSQELRNSSPFIGQKINPIIEQDQDILLEIIKTPWSFEITAYSLSNNQLNSPSSVSLNAKTIYNTNHLTGVWTPFPNFFNLDWAQIGPNPEKMPTDTNSNGSISNQSEKSNASIILKGLAVYNNSQLTSPLGKPAREEIKRSFINAYLR; this is encoded by the coding sequence ATGAAAAAGTTCTTCAATTTTAAGCATTTTACAAGTAAAACATCAAATATAGTTATCGGAATTTCATCTTTAACATTAGTTAGTGGGCTTGCTATTTCAATTCCCTTAGGAATTTATTCTTATAATAGTTCCTACTATCAAAAATTAAATGAAGAAATTCAAACATTAAGTTTAGATCAAGAACAAAATCCTTTTCAAAATGGGCTAGCTGGTTTGTTTGATAATTTGACAGTTAAAGATAATTTTAAAAATTTAACCGCATTTACCGCACTAAATTTAGCAAAAAGCAAAATTTATAATTTTGACCTTTTATCATTAATAGATCTTGACAAATTATATCAAAATGAATTTCAAATTACTTATGATTTGATAAATGCGCAAGTTAGCGGAAATTCGATAAAAAATATTGTTTTATTTTTAAAGTCAAAAAATGATAACCAAATTTTTTCAAAAGCAGTTGATATCAAAAATTTTGCTGAGGAAAATAAAGTTGCTGATGATTTTTCTAAATTTGAAATTGATGAAAAAAAGTCATCAATTAATATAGATTCGAAAAATTTAATTAGCTTTGCTGAATTTAAAACTAAAATTCAAGCTAGTTTTAGTGCGGCTCAAGAGACAGAAAGCCCAAAATTTATTGCATTTGAAAAAGCACTTTTAGCACTCAAGGGAAGTTATAATTTTATAAATAATTTAGGAAATCCATCCTTTATTCGCAATGGTCTAACTCTTGAACCAACAATTGTTGACAATAATCTTAGTTTTTTTTCTGAAAACGGCAAAAATTATCTTAATTTTGATTTAATTGACGGTGATAAAAAAACTCCAATTCAACTTGAAATAAAAGGAATTGCTACTAATCAAGAAATTGAAACGGAAATAAAATCCTGACTAAATGATGAGTTAATTCCTGAAATAAAATTAAAACCTCAAGTCCAGCAAGACCTTGTTAGCAAAAATTTGTCACTTGGATCATATTTGTATTCAACTCAAGACGATAAAGAAAACAGCTCACTTCCAAAAAATTTTTCAGAATTATTTAATTACACTAGCAATGAGTTTAATGTAAACACTAATAAATTAAAAAATTATATCGTAAATATTGATGTTATTCTTAAAGATTTGTCTGAAATTAGTGAGCAAGATCGCCTAAATTTAATTAAAGATGGAAAAGTTCGACTAAATTTAAGCGGAAGCTTAACAAAAAGAGACCATCAAAAATTTATAAAAGTTTTAGATTTTAAATTGGACACTGATATCAAACCTGATCTAAACGAATTTTCACGTATTTTTGCAAGGAATTTACCTCAAACTCAATTACAAGATTTTTCTTTGCCAAAAGCTTCAAATACGCCAGCACTTAGTTCGGATAGATTGGTTCAAATATTTAATGAAATTAAGGAATTATCTTCTAAGCAAATTGACACCAAAAATCCTGATGAAAAATTAGTTAGTCAGCTTTATTTGCTTGATTTTGGTAAAAATCCAACTAAAGATTCGCTTGAAAAGTATAAAAAAGAGTTAATAGAAATTGCAGAAAGTTCAAAATCTCAGGCAATTCAAGCCCAAACTTTTTCAGATTCAGAAGGCAACAAAAATGAAAATCAATCATTAACTTTAGGAAAATCTATCTGAAAAGCTTTAAATTTACAGCATAATTTTATTTCACTTGATGTTAAACCAGAAATAAATTTTGAAAAACAAAGTGATAATTTTGTTATTGAATTTTCACTGATTTCTACTAAAAACAACAAAAAATTGGCCTCTTCAAAAATCCAGATTAATAATGTTTTGAGTTCACAACAAAGTGCCTTTGATGTTGCTTCCAAATTTTATCCAACCTTTTTTCTTGACGGAAAAGCTAGTTTTTCAAAAACTTCACCAACCGAATCGCTAAAAATTCAAGACTTATCTGATAATGATATTAATTTCCAGAATAGTAATTCTATCGAAAATAAGCTAACCCACAATGGTTTTGAAATCAAAAAAGCCTTTAAATTCATAGATAATTCGCTAAAAACTGAGAATACTTCTAGTTCGACCGAGACGCCAAAAACAAATCCTGCTCCATTTTCGAGAGTTAATTCAGGGGTTGTTTATTTTGCCTTTAGACCAAAAAATATTAACGATTATAAAAAGCATTATTTACTTTCAGATTCAAATGGTAGTGGACTTTTTATTCAAAAAGTTGCAAGATCTAAATATGTTGAAAAATCAAAACCAGTTAAGGCAAAAATTGAAAATAAAAATGTAGAAATTATTCCCAATTCCTCAGTAGATTTTAGTCAGACTGATGCAAAAATTGACGAATATGTTATCGGTTTTGATTTTAAACAAGTTGAAAACTTTCAATCGTCTAATACTTATTTACGTAAGGATCAAGATTCACTACATTTAGAAATAGATACATTTTTAACTTCTTTAAAAGAAAAACAAGCTGTTGTTCTCGGTCCTAATTCTTGAAATATAAAAAATAGGTTTTTTTCGGCAGATATAAACGAAAATCCTACTGGATTTCCGCCTAATTCTGAATATCGACCATCAATAGAAATTGCAAATCGTATCGATGAAAGCCGTTTTTTTTCACAAGAACTTCGAAATTCTTCGCCATTTATTGGTCAAAAAATTAATCCAATAATTGAACAAGACCAAGATATTCTCCTTGAAATTATTAAAACCCCTTGATCTTTTGAAATTACAGCGTATTCTTTGTCAAATAATCAACTAAATTCGCCATCCTCAGTTAGTTTAAATGCTAAAACAATTTATAATACCAACCATTTAACTGGCGTGTGAACCCCATTTCCTAATTTTTTCAATCTTGATTGAGCTCAAATTGGCCCTAATCCTGAAAAAATGCCAACCGATACTAACTCAAATGGATCAATTTCAAATCAAAGTGAAAAATCAAATGCTTCTATAATTCTTAAAGGTCTTGCTGTTTATAACAATTCTCAATTGACTAGCCCTTTAGGAAAACCAGCTCGCGAAGAAATCAAACGTTCTTTTATTAATGCATATTTAAGATAA
- a CDS encoding P97 family adhesin encodes MNSSSFAARIKKNKRKVLILSSFLTGLAFVGITAGISFTFKYNGKHPREEVQQFVKKVKYVAFNPEKISENSDFLAIKSLLFDGNTLKNTIKLDEYLIPYYFSEDSKQLVKFAQQNQKTSSPVFDFVDLNFDDLNQNFIIKFRARQQITDQKIAYSDFVLSPVSFYDSRKFLKADFNFALQKITEKIEEAVSNFNTIVSNFSEENSDLAKNHLYRALDFAAKINSSENSSQVEQNLAQIFPNFTDLISSIRNSKENLIPDKNTWIFDINFAKDAATNQFVSVQNNIATMFLQANLTQSALDKLGDNFEINGNKIININLESKDKKSIFLDVNEFFANLKLKPLVYNTEEKDTKLVISKQNPFDFFAKIKSQSNPFLKNSTIKDLINPLLTENLSLDFGNFNKLIPSDKQGIDFILDTPNAKLVNDNGKYVVELPYKIVLYESFFDNNSNEIINQKDLILRIEGFGLPINSNLASSAFGNFLIPGTQKGIIYQQDPLFDNKSANLSQFISTFGEPVFAKVPLNKEELDNLILKRDYKALADKLSLPSSYNYNFDNFEAKVRSWSGKTLIPNLDDISRFKNLQTTTSINSSNSSQNLVVSSLVSNTFFQNPSDVATFFADYIQQEPNKIAKTFFELAKYFGLLDQNRSSLQIFDDDLQEDIFKKAEKINLNNKNIQVLSFNNHFEDVFNQGFFSTLFLPESIKTKIGDLKDKSASEVLAALKDQEIFKESNTNFDLNQIKENYKQSVKFATLADVLLAFYLKSTQLSNFLAWEKIDSNLHYEIVFRKGNEISKQTLEQEINKITEQPKPEQQSEGQPEQSGQPEQTQQPQPSQPSQPSEQPAEAPQNLTNSKNYEYLTLNFYYNIGDERTNKFSLQTPVRKILINLSTEKIDPKVSNQEKLNSLADSIPSALLNFEVNDDTFNKISQAQISTTGQATDQTSQTSQNSSIESNLNNLKNIKDYFSKSLENTQLKFDIFPSFENSIKTDTINFLLTVSILDKNSQAQNSGQNNTNQAEVLASRTLKISVKKSNNSQSPASNQQTN; translated from the coding sequence ATGAATTCATCAAGTTTTGCAGCCCGAATTAAAAAAAATAAAAGAAAAGTATTAATTTTGTCTTCTTTTCTCACAGGATTAGCTTTTGTTGGAATAACAGCCGGAATTAGCTTTACATTTAAATATAACGGAAAGCATCCACGAGAAGAAGTCCAGCAATTTGTAAAGAAAGTAAAATATGTTGCATTTAATCCTGAAAAAATAAGCGAAAATAGCGATTTTTTGGCAATCAAAAGTTTATTATTTGACGGAAATACTCTTAAAAATACTATTAAACTTGATGAGTATTTAATTCCTTATTATTTTAGCGAAGACTCAAAGCAACTTGTTAAATTTGCACAGCAAAATCAAAAAACTAGTTCGCCAGTTTTTGACTTTGTTGATTTAAATTTTGATGATTTAAATCAAAATTTTATTATTAAATTTAGAGCAAGACAACAAATTACTGACCAAAAAATTGCATATTCAGATTTTGTTTTATCTCCTGTTTCTTTTTATGATTCTAGAAAGTTTTTGAAGGCAGATTTTAACTTTGCATTACAAAAAATTACAGAAAAAATAGAAGAAGCAGTCTCTAATTTTAATACGATAGTATCAAATTTTTCTGAGGAAAATTCGGATTTAGCTAAAAATCATTTATACCGAGCTTTAGATTTTGCCGCTAAAATTAATTCTAGTGAAAATTCTTCGCAAGTTGAACAAAATTTAGCTCAAATTTTTCCAAATTTTACTGATTTAATTTCTTCAATTAGAAATTCAAAAGAAAATTTAATTCCTGATAAAAATACGTGAATTTTTGATATAAATTTTGCAAAAGATGCTGCAACCAACCAATTTGTTAGTGTTCAAAACAATATTGCGACAATGTTTTTGCAGGCTAATTTGACTCAATCGGCACTTGATAAATTAGGTGATAATTTTGAAATTAATGGAAATAAAATTATCAATATAAACCTAGAATCCAAAGATAAAAAATCAATATTTTTAGATGTTAATGAGTTTTTTGCAAATCTCAAATTAAAACCATTAGTTTATAATACAGAGGAAAAAGACACAAAACTTGTTATAAGCAAGCAAAATCCTTTTGATTTTTTTGCAAAAATAAAATCTCAATCCAACCCTTTTTTAAAAAATTCAACTATTAAAGACTTGATAAACCCGTTGTTAACTGAAAATTTATCATTAGATTTTGGTAATTTTAATAAATTAATCCCTTCAGATAAGCAAGGTATTGATTTTATTCTTGACACACCAAATGCAAAACTAGTAAATGACAACGGAAAATATGTTGTTGAATTACCGTATAAAATTGTTTTATATGAGTCTTTTTTTGATAATAATTCAAATGAAATTATTAATCAAAAGGATTTAATTTTAAGAATTGAAGGTTTTGGTTTGCCTATAAATTCTAATCTTGCTTCTAGTGCTTTTGGTAATTTTCTTATTCCTGGAACACAAAAAGGAATAATTTATCAACAAGATCCACTTTTTGACAATAAAAGTGCCAATTTATCGCAATTTATTTCAACTTTTGGCGAACCTGTTTTTGCAAAAGTACCGCTAAATAAAGAAGAATTAGACAATTTAATACTAAAACGGGATTATAAAGCCTTGGCTGATAAATTGAGTTTGCCCTCATCTTATAATTATAATTTTGATAATTTTGAGGCAAAAGTTAGATCTTGATCAGGCAAAACATTGATTCCTAATTTAGATGATATTTCCCGTTTTAAAAATTTGCAAACAACAACTAGTATAAATTCCTCAAATTCATCTCAAAATTTAGTAGTTAGTTCCTTAGTTTCAAATACTTTTTTTCAAAATCCATCTGATGTAGCTACTTTTTTTGCAGACTATATTCAACAAGAACCGAATAAAATTGCTAAAACATTTTTTGAATTAGCTAAATATTTCGGACTTCTTGATCAAAATCGTTCTTCTTTGCAGATTTTTGATGATGATTTGCAGGAAGATATCTTTAAAAAAGCAGAAAAAATTAACCTTAATAACAAAAACATTCAAGTTTTAAGTTTTAATAATCATTTTGAAGATGTTTTCAATCAAGGCTTTTTTTCAACATTGTTCTTACCCGAATCGATAAAAACTAAAATCGGTGATTTGAAAGACAAATCAGCATCAGAAGTTTTAGCCGCATTGAAAGATCAAGAAATTTTTAAGGAATCTAATACTAATTTTGATCTTAATCAAATAAAGGAAAATTACAAACAAAGTGTTAAGTTTGCTACACTTGCTGATGTTTTATTAGCTTTTTATTTAAAATCAACCCAGTTGAGTAATTTTTTAGCATGAGAAAAAATAGATTCAAATTTACATTATGAAATAGTTTTTAGGAAAGGCAATGAAATTTCAAAGCAAACTCTTGAACAAGAAATTAATAAAATAACAGAGCAGCCTAAACCTGAACAACAAAGTGAAGGGCAACCTGAACAATCTGGGCAACCTGAACAAACTCAACAACCTCAGCCATCTCAGCCATCTCAACCATCTGAACAGCCTGCAGAAGCTCCACAAAATTTAACAAATAGTAAAAATTATGAATATTTAACCCTAAATTTTTACTACAACATTGGGGATGAAAGGACTAATAAATTCTCCCTTCAAACACCTGTTAGAAAAATTTTGATTAATTTATCTACTGAAAAAATTGATCCAAAAGTTTCAAATCAAGAAAAACTTAATTCACTAGCAGACTCAATTCCTTCTGCATTATTGAATTTTGAAGTAAATGATGATACATTTAACAAAATTAGTCAGGCCCAAATTAGCACAACTGGACAGGCAACTGATCAAACTTCACAAACCTCACAAAATTCATCAATAGAATCCAATCTTAATAATTTGAAAAATATTAAAGATTATTTTTCAAAATCATTAGAAAATACCCAACTAAAATTTGATATATTTCCTAGCTTTGAAAATTCAATAAAAACAGATACAATAAATTTTCTACTAACAGTTTCTATTCTTGATAAAAATTCTCAAGCGCAAAATTCTGGCCAAAATAATACAAATCAAGCCGAAGTTTTAGCCTCACGCACTTTAAAAATTTCAGTAAAAAAATCAAATAATTCCCAGTCACCGGCTTCAAATCAACAAACAAACTAA